Proteins from a genomic interval of Dehalococcoidia bacterium:
- a CDS encoding enoyl-CoA hydratase-related protein — MNDYGDVLYEVKGHVGVITLNRPEKLNALSAALTAGMAKALTDAQEDDEVRVVIVTGAGRGFCSGADLTPPSGRTLADGPAGTPERPPSIADRRYNLRGVQKVGRAVLGLDKPYIAAVNGPAAGAGMDLASMADIRFAAKDARFTQAYTRNAIVPGNGGCYFLPRIVGMAKALELLWTSRTFDADEALAIGYVSRVVETERLMEETMAFAEELAAGPPVAIQYIKQLAYKSQQVDLDTSLRMAQWLQTIASATEDAREGPRAFREKRAPQFQGR, encoded by the coding sequence CACGCTCAACCGGCCAGAAAAGCTGAACGCGCTGTCCGCTGCACTGACGGCGGGGATGGCGAAGGCGCTGACCGACGCGCAGGAGGACGACGAGGTGCGCGTGGTCATCGTGACCGGCGCCGGGCGCGGGTTCTGTTCGGGGGCGGACCTGACGCCGCCGAGCGGCAGGACGCTGGCTGACGGGCCGGCGGGGACACCCGAGCGGCCACCATCGATCGCTGACAGGCGGTACAACCTGCGAGGGGTGCAGAAGGTCGGACGGGCGGTGCTGGGCCTCGACAAGCCCTATATCGCGGCGGTGAACGGGCCGGCAGCCGGTGCGGGGATGGACCTGGCATCGATGGCGGACATCCGCTTCGCGGCGAAGGACGCGCGCTTCACCCAGGCGTACACCCGCAACGCTATCGTCCCCGGGAACGGCGGCTGCTACTTCCTGCCACGGATCGTTGGCATGGCAAAGGCGCTGGAGTTGCTCTGGACGAGCCGGACGTTCGACGCCGACGAGGCGCTCGCGATCGGCTACGTGAGCCGCGTCGTCGAGACGGAGCGGCTGATGGAGGAGACGATGGCCTTCGCGGAGGAACTTGCGGCGGGGCCGCCGGTGGCCATCCAGTACATCAAGCAATTGGCGTACAAGTCGCAGCAAGTGGACCTCGATACCTCGCTGCGAATGGCGCAGTGGCTGCAGACGATCGCGTCGGCGACCGAGGACGCGCGGGAAGGTCCGCGCGCGTTCCGTGAGAAGCGCGCGCCGCAATTTCAGGGCAGATGA
- a CDS encoding flavin reductase family protein → MTSRRVELDPVAEALEQMPYGLYIIGSRGEDNINGMMADWVMQVSFQPRLILVSLENTSTTLRNIRHSKVFTVNLLDSESKALAARFCQPRDASKIKGRSEAASHVIYNKFDGVDYFEGELTGVPILADAMMWLECELEDEVAAGDHTLVIGRVLSGEVVDYKKEPLTQRILGWSYAG, encoded by the coding sequence ATGACATCGAGGCGTGTGGAGCTTGACCCGGTCGCGGAAGCGCTGGAACAGATGCCTTACGGGCTGTACATCATCGGGTCGAGGGGCGAGGACAACATCAACGGCATGATGGCGGACTGGGTGATGCAGGTGTCCTTCCAGCCACGGCTCATCCTGGTGTCACTCGAAAATACGAGCACGACCCTGCGAAACATCCGCCATTCGAAGGTGTTCACGGTGAACCTGCTGGACTCCGAGAGCAAGGCGCTGGCGGCGAGGTTCTGTCAGCCCCGCGACGCTTCCAAGATCAAGGGACGCTCCGAGGCCGCAAGTCACGTTATCTACAACAAGTTCGACGGCGTCGACTACTTTGAGGGCGAGCTTACGGGCGTCCCCATACTCGCCGATGCGATGATGTGGCTCGAGTGCGAGCTCGAGGACGAGGTCGCTGCCGGCGACCACACGCTCGTAATCGGCCGGGTGCTCAGCGGCGAAGTAGTCGACTACAAGAAGGAACCGCTCACGCAGCGGATCCTGGGCTGGTCCTACGCGGGGTAG
- a CDS encoding protease inhibitor I42 family protein, producing the protein MKAFLLLALLTLAAAACGGSPASSVDDHLHLTAKDNGRTFDIAKGGEIMVVLSSNASSGFSWAVLEPLPDQLRLQGEPEYVPPRGASPAAGAPGEQVFTFRAAKSGTAELRLSYRRPFDSSAAPAETFAATIVVR; encoded by the coding sequence ATGAAGGCGTTTCTCCTCCTTGCGCTGCTCACGCTTGCTGCGGCTGCCTGTGGCGGCTCGCCGGCCTCGTCAGTTGACGACCATCTGCACCTGACGGCCAAAGACAACGGGCGTACCTTCGATATCGCGAAGGGCGGCGAGATCATGGTCGTGCTGTCGAGCAACGCTTCCAGCGGCTTCAGCTGGGCGGTGCTGGAGCCGCTCCCGGACCAGCTTCGGCTGCAGGGCGAACCGGAGTACGTGCCGCCTCGCGGGGCATCGCCGGCGGCCGGGGCCCCTGGCGAGCAGGTCTTTACCTTCAGGGCGGCGAAGAGCGGCACTGCCGAGCTCCGCCTCAGCTACCGGCGCCCCTTCGACTCATCAGCAGCCCCGGCCGAGACATTCGCGGCGACGATCGTCGTCCGGTAG